The Maridesulfovibrio zosterae DSM 11974 genome contains a region encoding:
- a CDS encoding flagellar biosynthesis protein FlhF: protein MRVKTFRGISTATVFAEIKAEFGDNAVILSNKSTEENGRKIHEIMVGVDNNEKPAQTADTRDEVISDAMNNIPDWNQEWKQIKGHMMALLKPQMNLNLLAPRQRLALEYLEKEGVDSNVILDLFQQLRGNKSKAILPELEKLAPMRPFENGIWKEKFHALAGPHGAGKTSTIIRMALKEKKENPTARICLASADQGQGKGRLVLRHYADLSGIEFKELATREDFARLIGESHNFDRIFIDLPGLAGDAELEGWLAACGINGPCDLAVHLVLNPYYATAQYCAFLKKYKSSKLKSLIWTKLDESCNFGALVNISYESGLPVSLLSYGSGLRNSMKPACEKDFWRLIFKHQLPKEEKAQFAKAV from the coding sequence ATGCGGGTAAAAACATTCAGAGGAATCAGTACAGCGACGGTCTTCGCAGAGATCAAGGCTGAATTCGGGGACAACGCCGTTATTCTAAGTAATAAATCTACTGAAGAAAACGGACGCAAAATCCACGAAATAATGGTTGGCGTTGATAATAACGAAAAACCTGCACAAACAGCTGACACCAGAGATGAAGTAATTAGCGACGCTATGAACAACATACCTGACTGGAATCAGGAGTGGAAACAGATTAAAGGCCACATGATGGCACTCCTGAAGCCTCAAATGAATTTGAACCTGCTTGCTCCACGTCAAAGACTGGCTTTGGAATATCTTGAAAAGGAAGGAGTTGACAGCAACGTAATACTGGACCTCTTCCAACAACTCAGAGGCAACAAGTCAAAAGCAATTCTTCCGGAACTTGAAAAACTTGCTCCAATGCGCCCTTTTGAAAACGGTATCTGGAAAGAAAAATTTCATGCCTTAGCTGGCCCGCATGGAGCAGGAAAAACATCTACAATTATCAGAATGGCTCTAAAAGAGAAAAAAGAAAATCCGACAGCCCGTATATGCCTTGCTTCAGCTGATCAGGGACAGGGCAAGGGACGGCTTGTACTGCGTCATTATGCAGACTTATCCGGAATTGAATTCAAAGAACTTGCAACGAGAGAAGACTTTGCAAGACTTATCGGTGAAAGTCATAACTTTGACAGAATTTTTATAGATCTTCCCGGTCTTGCTGGAGATGCAGAATTAGAAGGCTGGCTTGCAGCATGCGGCATCAACGGACCTTGCGATCTGGCAGTACATCTTGTGTTGAACCCTTACTACGCTACAGCTCAATATTGTGCATTTCTTAAAAAGTACAAATCATCAAAATTAAAAAGTCTTATTTGGACAAAACTTGATGAATCCTGCAACTTCGGAGCACTCGTAAATATTTCCTATGAAAGTGGACTGCCTGTATCACTTCTTTCCTATGGATCAGGGCTGCGAAACAGTATGAAACCGGCATGTGAAAAAGATTTTTGGAGACTGATTTTCAAACATCAGCTCCCTAAAGAAGAAAAGGCGCAATTTGCTAAGGCAGTTTAG